The Bdellovibrionota bacterium DNA segment AAGATCCTGTTGAATATAGCTTCGCTCACGAGATAGGTCTTTTAATTTTTCTAGTGAGATTAGAATTTCATCTTTAGCATTATTGTAGGATTTTAAATACTCCTCTTTCTTGGAGATAATGTAACCTCTTTGGTTGGTTTCGACGTCCTTGGTGAGAGAAAGAAGATGTTCAATATGCTGAATAAAGTCATAAGTTTTTCTTACAGACAATTCATTTTTTTGAAGAGAATTAATATTGTTTTGGAAAATAGGAATATTCACCATGAGAATAAAAGTCACAAGCACAAATGCAAACTTGATGTTCTTGATGAAACTATCTGAAATAGTAAAATTGGTCTTTTTCAAAAAATCCTCTTTTAAAGATTAAAAATTTTTTTAATTATTTTTAATCTCACAAGTATATTGTTCGCATAAATTAAACAATATTTGTGAGAACTGCAACTTTATTGATTTGACATTTAGAAAATGCTAAAAAGCATGTAATAAATTGTAATCATTGGATTTTTTACTGTCGAAAAAGAAGAAAAATCAGCTTAAGTGTGCGCATTACTTAACATTCGAGGGGAGCGTTTCAAAAATAAATTTCACGAGTGTCATGGATTTGTACACTTTCAATGTGCGATTTGAATTAAATTATTCTCAGGCCTTCCGAGAGTTCAACCGCATTTTGTGGAAGAGAATTTGTCTTCTGTGCTCTTTGGCAGTCACTGCAGATACCATAAAGTTCGAGAATATGATGAGTCATTTCATAACCTAATTTTTTTGCGATAGAAATCTGTAGATCTTCAATTTCATCACTTTCGAATTCATTAATTTTTCCACATGACGTACATGTGATGTGATCATGATGTTCTTTGCTGGCCCATTCATATCTTGCGGGAAGTCCCTGCATCCGAACTTCTGATAAAACTTTGTGGTCGGTGAGGGTTCTTAAAAATCTATAAACCGTAGCAAAACCCACTTCAGGATTTTTTTCTCTTACGTTCTCAAAAACTTCTTGCGCCGTAACGTGATCCGCACCTATTAGGATTTGTTCCAATATCGCCATACGCTGGTCAGTGACTTTTACGCCAATGCTACGGATGATTTTCTTGAGTTGTTGTGGATCTTTAGGAGCCTCTTTTTTTTGAAAATTTATTTTTGTAGACATAGTTGAGAATAATTATCATTTCAAGTTAGCCGTGGCAATGAATTAATAATGATTCTCACTTGAGTCATTGGAATAGGAAGCACTGCAAATTTGAATATATTTATATATTTGAAAGTATTGAGTTTTTTCTGATAGTATAGCTCAACAAATAGGCCTCCCTAAACACGGCCCAGGATACACTAAGGATACAAACCTAAGGACACATATGCGAAAGAAAAGTACAAAAGACACGGCGGCACCCATACAAAACGCGCCGAAACCTAATCCTACACAAAACTTCCCTAAAGAAAAACATCATGAATCGGACCGACATAAGCCACTCGTATTTCAAAAAGTTGCAATCTTCGTAGATGCAGAAAATATTGAGATGAGCGGTCTAAAATACCACGAAGGTCGATCGGATTATAAAAAGATTTTAGGAAAAGTGGGTGATAGAGAGATTACGAGAATTCTATATTATAAACCCATCTACAAAGAAATCTCTGAGAGTTTTAGCACTTTTTGGTACTCTCTAGGCGGCGAAATTAGGCGTCCATCAAAAAATGCTGATAGTTTCTTGATTATCGATGCGGTGACATTGGCGGATAAAGTCGATGTTGCAATCATTCTTGGGGGCGACAAAGATTTCTTGCCACTCATGTGGTATCTAAAATCTCGAGGTTGTAGAGTTGAGATCTGGTCATGGCCAGAGAGCACTTCTCCTGAGGTGAAAGAAGCTTGTGATTTCTATTTCCCTCTCACTAGTGATTACGTGATCAAAAGTAAAGGCGGCGGAGAATAAATGAATTTCGACATTTTGCACATGAAGAATATTAAATCCACGGACAATACTGAACATTATATTGGGTTCAGAAAAATGCACGTGGAGACTTTTGGTGAAGAGTCGACTTTGAAAATGGAAGAAGAGCTTCCAAGAAAACGCAATTGTCATCTCTGGATAGCATATGACATTTCGCAACCTCCTGGTGAAAGAGTTCTAGGATTTAAATTGGGTTATGAGATGGAAGTTGATGAGTATTACAGTTGGCGTGGCAGCGTTAGCCCTAAATGCAGAAAGACAGGTATTGGTTCAGCACTTATGATCGCTCAGCACGATTGGTGTAAAGAAATGGGTTACAAAAGAATTCAAACTAGAACTCGCAATCAATGGAAGGATATGCTGATTCTAAATCTAAAGCACGGATTCAATATATCAGGTACGATCTTAGACGAGAACAATCGAACAAAAATCATTCTTGAAAAAGATCTTTAAAGCACCTTTAGAGTTATTCAGATTAAATTCGATGAATTTTTTGTTCATCTTTGTGAAGAGGAGAAGGCGCTGGCATTCTGCCCATCGTGATATTGGGCTGGGCCCTCACGTCACGATTACTGAATGTCCAGCACTCTCTCGTATCATCTATAAACACCACCCAGTAAAGGTCATGCTCGGTGCCGTAATCAATGAGGAACATCGCTTGACCTGAACCTTTGGGTGTTTCTAGAGGAATACTAGGATTCAATTGAATCATAAGTACCAACTATCTATTGAAAGAATTTTTTTTGTTATCTTTCATATGCTCGATTTTATCTCCAGCATTGTAGATAGCTTTACCTAGCTTTTCAGCTCCGGCTTTGATCACTTTTTCTCCAAGTCTTTCGATTGAATCTCCGACTTTGTGAGAAATAGAATCATCTTTAACATCCTTTTTATTGAACTTATCTGTGTTTGTATAAGGATTGCTGTTGAATTGATTAGATTGTTTATTTTCCATTTTGGACTCCTTTGTTTCGTTCTATTCTAAGCATTACAAATAGCGTTCCAGGCAGAGATTGATTTAATTGTATTTCGGACAAAAATCTTATCTGTTTTGAGACTTATTTCCCTCTATCGGGGCTTGATTGCACTTACAGAATAGTGGTATGACTAGCTCACCAAACCGGGGGGGATGGCTATGAAACTCAGTCTTTTGACTTTGACTCTATTGTTTTCAAACTTCATTTTTGCTCAAGAAAAAATTGATCCAGAAAAATATTTTGAGAATGTTTCTGCTTTGGAAAGATCGCAATATATCGAAATTGCAGAAACTGTGAATCCAAAAATTAAGCCTTTGTCGACAAGCGATGTTCTTGCAGAACTCAGCGAAACTTGTGGTTACGAATACAAAAGAGATTCAAATGGCATACCTGTTCTTCCGACAGTGGAATGCAATTATCTACCGGCAAAAGCAGATAATCCTCTAGATGGTATGACTCCAAAATTCAATTGTGCTTTTAATAAAGATTCGGATAAGAAACCAGAGGGAAAACTAAAAAAATATAAAGTGAAGTATTCATTAAAAAATGTGGATCAAAAAGAAATTCCTCAAGCTGTATTGACGGCATCTCTGATGAGGCTCCTAGGGTTTTATGCAGACACTTACTGTCCGGCGATTGTAGTTTGCAAAGGTTGCAGTCCTGATCCATGGTCACACAAATCTCAAGCACCAATTCTAGCAGACTCCGTAGTGCAGTTTAAAAACGCAGTTGTAGAGCACAAGGTGAAAGGTGAGAAAATCACAGTGACAAGAACTCCTCAGCATCCCAAGCCTTTGGGTTTTGAATGGAAAGAGCTCACGCGCACAACTAAAAATTTAAATCCCGACGAGAAAAGAGCACTTCTGATCGAGCGTGAAGCTCTAATGATGTTCAATAACTTTGTTTATCACACGGATGCAGACCCACATAACAATCGTCTTGTTTGCAGGGAATGGGTAGATAATGGCACTGCCCTCAGATGCACAGACGTTGCAGCGTTTACTCATGATGTAGGTGATAGCTTTAAGAAAATGGATTTTGGCTTTTTTGAAGATTACAAACCACTTTCTAGCGGTGGAGGATTTTTAGGAGGCACAGCTTGCCAAGGTGGCTTGGATAAAGGTGAGGGCGCAATTGTTGATGCCGTCTACAGCGATGAATCCAGAAATGAATTTTTAAGACGTTTTGATCTTGTGAGTGATCAACAGCTTTCAGACTTATTGGAACTTGCCCAGGTTCGCAAAATGGGCGTAGAGCCACAGAGATGGATCAATGCTTTCCGAAAAAATGCCAATTCAATGAGATCAGTGAAGTGTCCCTCTTTTGATTCAGGGAAAAGTGTGCTCGGTGGGAGAATATAAATTACGTAACCCAAGTGGTGATTGTTGTAATGAGTTGATTTCTGTCTATGGGTTTTCCAATGTGGTCGTTAAATCCACTCTGTAAGCAGCGTTCGCGATCACCTTTCATAATATGGGCTGTCAGTGCAATGATCGGTTTTTGAAAGTCTTGGCTTCTTAATTCAGCTGTGGCTTCAAAGCCATCTTTTTTGGGCATTTGGAGATCCATAAGAACAATATCACAATTTGATGCCAGCGCAGCCGAAACACCTTCGGTGCCATCACTCGCGCACACGACACTGGCTCCTGCAGACTTAAGAATTTGACTGATGAGAATGCGATTATCTGACGAGTCTTCCACCAAGAGAACTTTAACTGAATTCAGTGGATGATTCTTACCGCCCTCTTTTTGAGTGTACTTCGTTACGACATCCATTATTTTTTTATGATGGAAATCAAATGGAAGATATTCTTGATCGGATAAAATTTTGTTAGAAATTGTTAATACAAATGTGCTTCCTTGATTTGGATGACTTTGTGTAAGAACAAAATCACCTCCAAGTGCACGAGCAAGTTTTTGAGAGACAACGAGACCGAGTCCTGTTCCGCCATATTTTCTAGTCATAGAGTTGTCTGCTTGAGTAAATCTTTTGAAAAGTTTTTTTTGTTGTTCTGCGGTTATTCCGATTCCAGAATCTATCACTGCAAATTCAAGTTGTGATTTATCTGGATGAAATTTAATTCGGAGTTCAATTTGACCATGGTCTGTAAATTTAATGGCGTTTCCAATAGCATTCAATAAAATTTGCCTCAATCTTGTCGGATCTGAACCGATATTTTCAGGAAGAATACTGTCGTAAATAATGTTAAGACTAAGCCCTTTTTCTTGTGCTCTAAGATTTAAAGGAGTGATGATGTCTTCTATGAATTCAACCAGCGGAAACATTCTATTCTCAATTTCAAGGCGGTCTGATTCAATTTTAGAAAGATCTAGAATTTCGCTAATTACGTGAGTGAGTTGATGTCCATTCTTTATGATGGTTTTGATAAAATCATCTTTTTCGTTTTCAGAAATTTTAGGATTCAATACCAGCTCTGCAAATCCTATCATGACACCAAGGGGAGTACGCATTTCGTGACTCATGTTTGCAAGAAATTGACTTTTTGCTATATTGGCTTGGGCTTGCTGAGCAGCTTCTTTGCGCATCGTGGACATTTCTAGTTGGTTGGATACGCGTGCGATGAGTTCTCTCGCAGAGAAAGGCTTAATGAGATAGTCATCTACTCCGCGTTCAATTCCTTCGATTTTTGCGTCTTCACCAGTTCTTGCCGAAATAAAAATAATGGGAGTGGTTTGTAGGGTTTCATCACCTCGAATGGCTTTCAGAAGTCCA contains these protein-coding regions:
- a CDS encoding NYN domain-containing protein, which codes for MRKKSTKDTAAPIQNAPKPNPTQNFPKEKHHESDRHKPLVFQKVAIFVDAENIEMSGLKYHEGRSDYKKILGKVGDREITRILYYKPIYKEISESFSTFWYSLGGEIRRPSKNADSFLIIDAVTLADKVDVAIILGGDKDFLPLMWYLKSRGCRVEIWSWPESTSPEVKEACDFYFPLTSDYVIKSKGGGE
- a CDS encoding Fur family transcriptional regulator, whose protein sequence is MSTKINFQKKEAPKDPQQLKKIIRSIGVKVTDQRMAILEQILIGADHVTAQEVFENVREKNPEVGFATVYRFLRTLTDHKVLSEVRMQGLPARYEWASKEHHDHITCTSCGKINEFESDEIEDLQISIAKKLGYEMTHHILELYGICSDCQRAQKTNSLPQNAVELSEGLRII
- a CDS encoding GNAT family N-acetyltransferase, translated to MNFDILHMKNIKSTDNTEHYIGFRKMHVETFGEESTLKMEEELPRKRNCHLWIAYDISQPPGERVLGFKLGYEMEVDEYYSWRGSVSPKCRKTGIGSALMIAQHDWCKEMGYKRIQTRTRNQWKDMLILNLKHGFNISGTILDENNRTKIILEKDL